Part of the Novosphingobium sp. ZN18A2 genome, CCCAGGCCTATGGCCGCGAAACGCCTGCAGGCAGGGTCACGGGCGCGATCCACCATGTCGCGCTCAACTGCAGCGGCCATGCGGGATTTGTCGAACGGCTGGAGCGGAACGGCATCGATTATCGCCTGAACGAACTGCCGTCGGTCAACTTGCGGCAGATCTTCTTTCACGAACCCAATGGCGTGCTGCTGGAGCTGAATTTCTTCGGCGAAATGCCAGTCGATTAGGCGGACTGACGCGCCGCCGCACGCTGTGCCTGACCGATCCTGTCGGCTTCGACAACCGCCTGACGCGTCCGTTCGGCGGTCATCTCGAATGGCAGGTTGCCGAGGAACGGGAACGCCATTGTCCCGGCGATGAGCGTCCCGATCTCCGCGCTGTCGGATGACAGACCCAGATCGTCCAGGCACACCGGCAGGCCGAGCGCCGAGAGAAAGCCCGCCGCCTTCTCGGCCTCGTTCCGGTCACCTTCCGCCGCCAACTGGGTGACGATGCCCATCGCCACCATCTCGCCATGCAGGAACCGATCATGCACGGCAGGGATCAGCGAATAGCCCTGCGCCACCGCATGGGCGAGCGCGAGGCCGCCATTCTCCACCCCCAGGCTGCTGAGCAGCGTATTGGCCTCGATTATGTCCTCGAGCGCCGCATCAGGCACACCCTTGGTGACCGCCGCCATCGCCGCCGCACCATTCTCGTAGATCAGCTCCGCCGTGTGGCGTGCAACGATCGTACCGGTACGCGTCGGCGCGGCACCGAACACGGTGACGCCCATCGGCGCATTGCGGGTCGCCCGCGCTTCGTACCAGGTCGCGAGCGCATCGGCGATCCCGGCCGCCAGATAACGCGGCGCGGCCTGCGCAACGACAATGGAATCGATGATTACCAGCGCGGGATTGGCGTCATAGATTTCCGCATCCTCGGTCGCGCCATCCTCTGTGTAGATCACCGACAGGCAAGCGCCCGGTGCATCGTTCGAGGCGAGCGTTGGCGCCACGATAACGGGCACGCCAAGCCGGTGGGCCACTGCCCGCCCCGCATCGATCACCTTGCCCCCGCCGATCGCCACGACCGCGTCCACCGGCTGCTCTGTGGCGCGCAAACGGGCGGCCTGCGCCTCGATTTCAGCCCGCGTGCACTCGCCGTGAAAATGCGCCGCGACCACGCCGACGTCTTCACTCTCCAGGCTGGCGATGATCGCGCCGCCCTCGGCCCCGTGGCTACGCTGCGAAAGCAGCACGCCGCAACGCGAAAAGCCGAGGCGATTTGCATAATGCCCCATCTGCCCGAACACGCCCGGCCCCTGCACATAGCGTGCGCACGACCCCCAGACGCGCGGCAGCCCCGCCGCATTGGCCAGCGGTGCGGCGAACAGGTCGGGGGCGGTGAATTCCAGCTCGGATTCAGGCATGCTCGGGTCCTCGTGCATTCGGTTCAGGTTGCGCTGGCGAGCGCAATGCAGACGAGCGTCGCGATGATCGGAATGATTACGGTAATCACCGCGATATCGCGATAGGCCTGCCTGTGGGTCAGGCGAGTGATGGTGAGCATCGCGATCACCGCCCCGCAGTGCGGCAGCGAATCCAGTCCCCCGCTGGCCATCGCGGCCAGCCGGTGCATCTCTGCCGGATCAATGCCCATCGCGAGATATTGCGGGGCCAGCGTCTGCATGAAAATCTGCAGCCCGCCCGAGCCCGAACCCACAATACCCGAGACAACGCTGACCGCGCCGAACATCGACAACAGCGGGCTTTCCTTGAACGACAACATCATTGCCGCAAAATTCTGGAAGCCCGTCGTCAGCACCACCACGCCGCCAAAGCCAATCACCACGGATGTGGCGAACAGCGGCATGATTGCCTCCTGCGCGCCCTCTCCCAGCACCGCAAGTGGACGCGAACGCACTCTTGCGAACAAGACCAGGCCAAGCGCGCTGCCCGCAAACAGAGCCAGCGACGGCCACAACACCGGCTGGGCGCCGGCAAATTCCGAGACAACACCGGGCAAGGCGGCAGCGCCCAGGCGAGGCAGGACGATCAGGCCCACGACAGTGACCAGCGGCAGCAGGGCCAGGGTCCAGTGCGGCAGCACTTCGCGCCCCGCGTCCTCGCGGCAAACCGGATCGCCCGGCGCCGGGTCGAACCCCTCACCCGCTACCTTGGCCTCGCGCCGTTGCCATTCGAGATAGGTCATGCCGAGCACGAACATGATCGTCGCCCCGACAAGACCCAGCATCGGCGCGGCATAGAGGTTGGTTCCCAGGGTCAGCGTCGGAATGATATTCTGGATCGAAGGCGTGCCCGGCAGGGCGGTCATGGTGAACGTTCCCGCGCCCAGCGACGCCGCTGCGCAAAACAGGCGCTTGGGAATGTTTGCCTCTTCCAGCAGCCGCAACCCCAGCGGATACATGGCGAAGATGACCACGAATACCACCACCCCGCCATAGGTCAGAACGGCGGTGGCCAAGACCGTGATCCACAGCGCGCGATCCGCCCCCAAAAGCCGCACCAGCGCCATGGCGATACCTGCTGCCGCGCCGCTTTCCCCCATGACCCGTCCGAACATCGCGCCCGCCAGAAAAAGGGTGAAGAATTTGCCCGCGAAGGCAAACGCCCCCAGCTTTCCGAACAAATACCCGTTTTCAAAGGTATCGCCGAGCGGCAGCCCGCTGGTGGCGATGACCAGCATCGAGCACACCAGCGAGGCGAGGATGATATTCGTGCCGCGCAGCGCAAGCCAGATCAGCAATGCCAGGCTGGCGAGCAGGCCGAGCGAGGAAATCATACCGCTGATTGCGGCAGGGGCACCGGATCGTTCACGCTGCCATCTCGGAGAAAGCGCACGATATTGCCGATCCCGCGCTGCACCATATCGCTGCGGCATTGCGCCGTTGCACTGCCGATATGCGGGGTCAGTACGACCTGCTCCATCTCCATCAGCCGCCGCGGCACCGCGGGCTCGTCGACAAAGACATCAAGCCCGGCCGCCGCGATATGACCGCTCTCAAGCGCCGCTATCAAGGCGTTCTCGTCCACCAGCGGACCTCTTGCGGCATTCACCAGCACGGCCCCCTGTTTCATCGTGGCAAGTGCCCCGGCATCGATCATGTTGTGCGTCTCGACGGTCAGCGGCGCATGGAGCGTCACAATATCGGCCTGGCTTAAAAGGTCATGCAGGCTGGGCCTGTATTCGGCGCCTGTTTGCGACGCGGCAGGACTTTCGGCCTGGTCGATGTAAAGGATCTTCATGCCGAAGCCGGTGGCACGGCGCGCCACTGCCCGACCGATCGCGCCGAAGCCGACAATGCCCAGCGTTGCCCCGTTGACTCGTGTGCCCACCGGCGGAATCCCCCCGCCCGCCCATTTTCCGGCGCGCAGGTAACGTTCGCCTTCGCCCAGACGGCGAGCAGCAGCGAGGATCAACGCAAATGACAGGTCGGCGGTGTCTTCTGTCACGACCGGCGTATTCGACACGATCAGGCCTCGCCGTGCGGCTGCGTCTCGATCGATATTGTCAAAGCCGACGCCAAGATTGGCGATCAATCCGACGCTCGCCGGAAGCCGCTCGATCAGCGCGGCATCGACCGGGTCGACCGCCGTCGCCAGATAGGCCACCGCATCGGCTGGGATACCCTCTTCGGGCGAGACGAAGCGCAGCTCGTCTTCACCCACTGTAACGGGGGGCAACGGAAGGGCGCGACTTGTCCCGATGTTCAGCGTCGCCATTCAATTGTCCTCCGGCGGCAGGCGCACCCCGCCGCGATCGGCGCTGGTTGCAAAGTGGGCGTAGATCTTGAGTGCGTTGGATACATGACGTTCGCGCAGGCCCTTGGGCTTCCAACCCTTGGCGTGTGCGTTCTCCTCTGCCCGGCGACGATCGAGCTCCGTGTCATCGACCAGAAGGTTTATCGAGCGGTTGGGAATGTCGATCTCGATCTGATCGCCTTCCTCGATCAGCGCTATCGCACCGCCGGCAGCCGCTTCAGGCGAGATATGTCCGACTGACAGGCCCGAGGTTGCGCCCGAATACCGCCCGTCGGTAATCAGGGCGCAACTTTCCGCCAAACCAACACCCTTGAGGATCGTCGTCGGCATCAGCATTTCCTGCATTCCCGGCCCGCCCTTCGGCCCCTCGTAACGGATAACGATAACATCGCCTTGCGCGATTATGCCCTTGGTCCGTATCGCTTTCACCGCTGGCTCCTGCGCGTCGAAAACGCGGGCCCGGCCCACGAACCTGAGCATATGCGGCTTGACCGACCCGGTCTTCACTACGCAGCCGTCCTTCGCGATATTGCCGAACAGGATGGCAAGCCCACCTTCCTGGCTGTGCGCATGGTCGATGTCGCGAAGGCATCCTTCTTCCCGGTCGAGATCGAGCTCTCCGCGCGTTTCATGGGACAGCGCCTGCGCGCCGGTGCGACCTGACGCGTCGGCCGAATACCAGGTGCGGACGGCTTCATCATTGGTTCGCTTGACGTCCCATTTTTCGAGCACATCGCCCAGCGTTCCATCCGGTTCGGCCAGGTGCCGCGCGGACGTGTCGATCTTGCCCGCACGTTCAAGCTCGCCGATAATACCGATTACGCCGCCCGCCTTGTGGACGTCTTCCATAAAGTAATCGGACGTGGCCGGCGCTACCTTGCACAGGAAGGGAATTTCGCGTGACATGCGGTCGATGTCCGCCATCTTGAAATCGACCCCGCCCTCTTCCGCAATCGCCAGCAGGTGGAGGATGGTGTTGGTTGACCCGCCCATGGCAATGTCCATCGCCATTGCGTTCATGAACGCCTCCCGCGTGGCTATGGAGCGTGGCAGGACAGCGTCATTGCCCTGTTCATAATAGCGCTTGGTAATGTCGACGATCGCCCGACCCGCCTGCTGGTAGAGCCGCCCCCGATCCGCGTGGGTGGCAACGAGCGACCCGTTGCCCGGCAGGGCCAGACCCAGCGCCTCGGCCAGGCAGTTCATGGAATTGGCTGTGAACATCCCCGAACAAGAACCACAGGTGGGGCAGGCGTTTGCCTCGACATCTTCGATGCGCTTCCCGAGTTTGTGCGCGGGATTGAGCGTCGCCACGACCGTGTCGGTTGCATCCATCCGCTGCAATTCGCCATCGATTTCAATCCGCCCGGCTTCCATCGGACCGCCCGAAACATAGACAGTCGGCAGGTTCAGCCGCATTCCGGCCATCAGCATCCCCGGCGTGATCTTGTCGCAATTGGAAATGCAGATCAGCGCATCGGCGCAGTGGGCGTTGACCATATATTCGATCGAATCGGCGATGAGGTCACGACTGGGCAGCGAATAGAGCATGCCGTCATGCCCCATTGCGATACCGTCATCGATCGCGATGGTATTGAACTCGCGCGGGATTCCTCCAGCTTCCCAGATCGCATCGCATACGATCCGGCCGATTTTGTTGAGGTGGACATGTCCCGGCACGAATTCGGTAAAGCTGTTGGCGACCGCGATGATCGGCTTGCCGAAGTCGCTGCCTTTGACGCCCCCCGCCCGAAACAGCGCCCTTGCACCGGCGGCCAACTGGCCTGTTGTGACCTTGTCTGAACGATACGCCATGGCTGATCTCTCAATTGCTGGTTTCGCGAACCTATACTCGTCGCTCCTCGGGAAATTGATTTTTCAAACCTCGTGACTGCCACGCGAAATCAAGCAGATCTGCATCGTCCTGCGATTGCAATCCCAAGGCTCGGCCAGCGGCTATGACGATTTACGGGAGGAATCATGGATCTGGGAATTTCGGGAAGGACGGCGCTGGTGTGCGCCTCGAGCGACGGACTAGGATTCGCCTGCGCCAAATCCCTTGCGGAAGCGGGCGCACGAATCATCCTCAATGGACGCGACCCGAGCAAGCTTGCCAAGCGGGTGGAAGACTTGCGGCGGGAATTTGACGGCGAGGTTCTCGCGGTTGTGGCCGACGTTGGGACTGAAGCTGGTCGTTCGCAGCTGCTGGCAGCCGCTGGCGAGGTGGACATCCTGGTAAACAATAACGGCGGACCGTCACCCAAACCCTGGCGCGAGCTTGACCGCGAAGCAATTGTTGCCGGGATCGATGCGAACATGTGGGCCGCAATCGCCATGATCCAGGCCGTCCTGGATGGGATGGTGGAACGCCGCTTCGGCCGCATCGTCAACATCACTTCTGCAGCCGTCAAGATGACAATGCCCGGCTTGGAACTGTCCACCGCAGCCCGAAGCGGACTAACCGGCTTTGTCGCGGGCATCAGTCGCGATGTTGCAAGTGCGAATGTCACGCTCAACAACCTGTTGCCCGGCGCCTTCGAAACGGCGCGAATGGAAGCCTTGGCAGAGAGGATTGCGGCGCAGAAAGGTCTGATCGCCGCAGATGTCGCCGCGGCCCAGGCCAAGCAGATACCCGCCGGCCGTCTGGGCAACCCGGCGGAATTCGGTGCGACCTGCGCGTTTCTGTGCTCGGCCCACGCCGGGTACATGACCGGACAGAATGTTCTGATCGACGGCGGCGCATACCCTGGCGTCAATTGACCCGGCAATCCCTGTTCACGTTAAACTCAAGCGAGCGCTGGAACCATGTCAGAGATGAACCCGAACGGACCAAAGGCCTATTACCTGATCGAGATCGCGATCCATGACTTCGAGCGCTACCGGGAATATCCCAAGGGCGTCGAACCGCTGATCGAGCGATATGGCGGACGCTACCTCGTGCGGGGTGGCGAGGCGACCTCGCTGGAAGGCGCGGAGCCCGGAGGCAGAATAATCGTGCTCGAATTCCCGAACATGCAGGCCGCGCAGGATTTCGCCAATTGCGATGAATATCCTGCCGTTGCCAAGCATCGCCTCGCATCTTCGGCATCTCGAATCCTGTTGGTAGAAGGCATCTAATGGTGTGGGTAGTCGTGAAACGGAGGGTATGTTTCCGCTAGGTTTCGTGGACAAAGGTTGACAGCGGACTCGCCGATTGATTCAACGCTGACTTTTGGAGGCGGCGTTGGGCGAACGGATTGGATTGGCGGACGACGAATGGGCGATCATCGGCACGTTGTTGCCGCCTGAGCGTGGTCGCGGTTGCCGCCCTGCACAGGACAACCGGTTGTATTTCGAAGGCATGATGTGGATTGCCCGTACGGGTGGTGTCAGTCGGATGAAAACTGCTCTCCACTGGACGCAAGGCTCCCGGAAAGCGTCCTGCCTCAGGCCATAAGGGACTGCCACTCGGCGAGTGCCGCCGAGCGTCGTTCCTTGTAGACTTGCCTGCTGACGAGGTGGCGTTCCTGGGAAAAATGGTTGTGGACCGAGGCGTGAACCGAAGCGAATTTCTGTAGCGTCTTCATGCGCCGGAAGCGCTGCATCGCCCGCTCTCGTCGTCGGAACGGCAAGTGTGAATTCTCGGCCCGGTTGTTCAGATGCCGACCAACTTCCCGGCGCCCCTCGTTTCCGAGCTCATGCATGGCCGCCGGATACGAGCGCAGCCCGTCGGTGACGATCGTCTCGGCCTTGCCGTGCCGCTTCAGGGCCTTCTTCAGGAACCGCAAAGCCGCGGATTTGTCACGTTTCTTGGTGACATAGGATTCCAGGACTTCGCCTTCGTGATCGATAGCCCGCCACAGGTAGCGCATCTCGCCGTTGATCTTCACGTAGGTCTCATCCAGATGCCACCGCCAGTGCCGAAAGCCCCGCATCCGGCTCACCCGCTGGCGCCGGATATCAGCCGCGAACATAGGACCGAACCTGTTCCACCACAGCCGGACCGTCTCGTGACACAAGTCGATGCCCCGCTCGAACAGCAAATCCTCGACGTTCCGCAGGCTCAGCGGGAACCGGACATAGAGCATCACCACCAGCCGGATCACCTCCGGCGAAGAGTGAAAATAACGGAACGGCGAAGCTGGTTTTCGAGCGCGGGGCATGACCCCGCCCTACCCTCGCCCCATCCCATTCGCTAGCCGATGCAGTTCATTTGACAGTGCCGCTCTGAACCATCCTTGGCGCGACCGACCATCCTGATGCAATCTCCGAATGCCATAAATGGTGTTTTAGGCGCGCCGTGGGCAATGATTTCAATGGCGCGTACCTCGGAAATACAGCTTGAGCCGACATCGGCATAATTCCTGTTCGATACGGTACCGGATCCGATCACGGTCCCTGCTACAAGATCACGCGTGAGGGCTGCATGGGCCACAAGTTCATGGAACCCGAAGGCCATCTCTCCACCGTTGGCAGAGCCGAAACGGTTGCCGTTCCAATCAATCGCTAGATCGAGATGAGCGCGCCCATTTTGCCATGCATCGCCCAGTTCATCCGGCGTGACGGCGAACGGCGCCATCGAACAGGCCGGTTTGGCCTGTACCCAGCCGAAACCGGTTTTCATCTCCACGGGTGCGATGGCGCGGAGTGACCAATCGTTTATCTGCACGATGAGCCGAATATGCTTCATTGCATCAGCGGCATTCGTGCCCATCGGCACATGATCGACGATAACCCCGAACTCGCCCTCGAAATCGATACCGTGGTCGGTGGTTGGCAATGGAATGTCGTCCGTTGGCCCGAAGAACCGATCGGACATACCTTGATACATCAGCGGTCTGTCCGTCTCGATCGGATCGTGTCCGAAGGCGACCTGCATCAAATCGCCATGTGTCGAGAACGCGGACCCGTCGAGCCATTGCCACGCGCGAGGAAGCGGTGCCGCGATGCGATCTGACGTCAATGGTTCACCCTCGCCCGCCGCAAGCCGGGCCTGGGCCTTCCGGAGGGCTGCCTGCCCGGCGTTCCAGTCATCCATCAACGACTGAAGTGTTGGCACTTCGCCCACTTCAATAAAACGGGCACCCGCTTGATCGACGACTGAAAGCACGCCGTCGGGCGATCCGTCTTTCAGCGTTGCCAGCTTCATGGGCGAAGATCCTCCTCGAACCGGCCGTCTATCAGCACGAAGCAGATGCGGCAGTTCTTGTCAGACCGATTGGCCCAGCCATGATTGGTTCCACGCTGTACAACGATATCGCCCGCGCGAACGGTGGTTTCGCCTTCATCCATGATGAGCACAAGTTCGCCTTCGAGAACTATGCCGTAGTCGATGGTTTCGGTTCGATGCATGTGCGCGTGACGCGCGCCGGAATGCATGTGCGAAGATGCGTCCGCTGCGCCCACTTCCGCGAAATGCGCTCGCGCCTGCTCGGTAGTGGTTCCTGCAAGTTCCGGCGCATCGGGAGGAATGTCGAGCACACGGATGCGAGTGCCGTTCTTCGGAGGCGCCAACCTGATGCCATCTTCCTGCGGCTCGCCCGATGCTGCGTCGATCGGCGCTGGCGTGGCTTGCGTGTTCCACACCTCATGAAACAGCGGTCCGGTCTCTCCGCCGATGCGCTTCACGCGGGGCACGGCGCCGTCTTCCTGAATGATCGCGCGGCCTTCGCTGTCGTGCCCGGTCACGATCCGGCGGACTGTTGCATCGCCCATGATAAATTCCTCTCTCGAACCCGATATCAGGCAGCCGTCCTGCCGCCGAGCGTTTCGGCGAACCAGTCGGCAATGTAGTCGATCGCGAAGGCGTGGTTATCCGCGCCGACGTGCTCGACGCCACCCTCGCGCGGGGTGAACCACTTGAGCTCGCGGCGCGGCGAATTGACCAACTGGTCGTAGGCCTGCTGGGCGTAGTCCTTGCTGATCTGGCGGTCCTGGACGCCGTGGGTGACGAGGAACGGCACCTTGATGCGGTCCATGTGACCGTTGAGGTTCATGTCCTTCGTGTTCTCGAGGAAGTCGTCCATGTCGCTCGCGCCGAACACCCAGAACACGTGGCCCCAGTAGTGCGGAACGGGGTTCTCACCCTCGCGCTGCATCCGCTTGTACTGCACTTCGTGCCAGTTGTGGTTCGCGCCCCACGCCGCGCCGCTGGCGAAACGCGGCTCGTAAGCGACCGCGCGCGGCGCGAAGTGGCCGCCCAGCGAGATGCCGGTCATGCCGATCTTGTCGTTCAGGACGTCGTCGCGCGTTTCGAGATAGTCGACCCACTTCGAAGCCCACTTCTCGCTGTGTGGCGTCGCAGGTAGGCCCTGCAGCCGCAGCGCTTCGCCGGTGCCCGGCTGGTCGACGCAGATCGAGTGGATGCCGCGCTTGGCAAGCGCAGTGGGGAAGCCGCCCATCCACAGCATCTCCTTCATCGAGTCGAGGCCGTTGCAATAGACGACGCAAGGCGCGGGGCC contains:
- a CDS encoding GntP family permease encodes the protein MISSLGLLASLALLIWLALRGTNIILASLVCSMLVIATSGLPLGDTFENGYLFGKLGAFAFAGKFFTLFLAGAMFGRVMGESGAAAGIAMALVRLLGADRALWITVLATAVLTYGGVVVFVVIFAMYPLGLRLLEEANIPKRLFCAAASLGAGTFTMTALPGTPSIQNIIPTLTLGTNLYAAPMLGLVGATIMFVLGMTYLEWQRREAKVAGEGFDPAPGDPVCREDAGREVLPHWTLALLPLVTVVGLIVLPRLGAAALPGVVSEFAGAQPVLWPSLALFAGSALGLVLFARVRSRPLAVLGEGAQEAIMPLFATSVVIGFGGVVVLTTGFQNFAAMMLSFKESPLLSMFGAVSVVSGIVGSGSGGLQIFMQTLAPQYLAMGIDPAEMHRLAAMASGGLDSLPHCGAVIAMLTITRLTHRQAYRDIAVITVIIPIIATLVCIALASAT
- a CDS encoding D-glycerate dehydrogenase, coding for MATLNIGTSRALPLPPVTVGEDELRFVSPEEGIPADAVAYLATAVDPVDAALIERLPASVGLIANLGVGFDNIDRDAAARRGLIVSNTPVVTEDTADLSFALILAAARRLGEGERYLRAGKWAGGGIPPVGTRVNGATLGIVGFGAIGRAVARRATGFGMKILYIDQAESPAASQTGAEYRPSLHDLLSQADIVTLHAPLTVETHNMIDAGALATMKQGAVLVNAARGPLVDENALIAALESGHIAAAGLDVFVDEPAVPRRLMEMEQVVLTPHIGSATAQCRSDMVQRGIGNIVRFLRDGSVNDPVPLPQSAV
- a CDS encoding IS6 family transposase — its product is MPRARKPASPFRYFHSSPEVIRLVVMLYVRFPLSLRNVEDLLFERGIDLCHETVRLWWNRFGPMFAADIRRQRVSRMRGFRHWRWHLDETYVKINGEMRYLWRAIDHEGEVLESYVTKKRDKSAALRFLKKALKRHGKAETIVTDGLRSYPAAMHELGNEGRREVGRHLNNRAENSHLPFRRRERAMQRFRRMKTLQKFASVHASVHNHFSQERHLVSRQVYKERRSAALAEWQSLMA
- the ilvD gene encoding dihydroxy-acid dehydratase → MAYRSDKVTTGQLAAGARALFRAGGVKGSDFGKPIIAVANSFTEFVPGHVHLNKIGRIVCDAIWEAGGIPREFNTIAIDDGIAMGHDGMLYSLPSRDLIADSIEYMVNAHCADALICISNCDKITPGMLMAGMRLNLPTVYVSGGPMEAGRIEIDGELQRMDATDTVVATLNPAHKLGKRIEDVEANACPTCGSCSGMFTANSMNCLAEALGLALPGNGSLVATHADRGRLYQQAGRAIVDITKRYYEQGNDAVLPRSIATREAFMNAMAMDIAMGGSTNTILHLLAIAEEGGVDFKMADIDRMSREIPFLCKVAPATSDYFMEDVHKAGGVIGIIGELERAGKIDTSARHLAEPDGTLGDVLEKWDVKRTNDEAVRTWYSADASGRTGAQALSHETRGELDLDREEGCLRDIDHAHSQEGGLAILFGNIAKDGCVVKTGSVKPHMLRFVGRARVFDAQEPAVKAIRTKGIIAQGDVIVIRYEGPKGGPGMQEMLMPTTILKGVGLAESCALITDGRYSGATSGLSVGHISPEAAAGGAIALIEEGDQIEIDIPNRSINLLVDDTELDRRRAEENAHAKGWKPKGLRERHVSNALKIYAHFATSADRGGVRLPPEDN
- a CDS encoding SDR family oxidoreductase — translated: MDLGISGRTALVCASSDGLGFACAKSLAEAGARIILNGRDPSKLAKRVEDLRREFDGEVLAVVADVGTEAGRSQLLAAAGEVDILVNNNGGPSPKPWRELDREAIVAGIDANMWAAIAMIQAVLDGMVERRFGRIVNITSAAVKMTMPGLELSTAARSGLTGFVAGISRDVASANVTLNNLLPGAFETARMEALAERIAAQKGLIAADVAAAQAKQIPAGRLGNPAEFGATCAFLCSAHAGYMTGQNVLIDGGAYPGVN
- a CDS encoding VOC family protein, producing the protein MKVNALDHVNIITDDLAGTARFFAEMFDLDVHDGPEPLKPEWAQWLYDDAGRAIFHINAKAMPQAYGRETPAGRVTGAIHHVALNCSGHAGFVERLERNGIDYRLNELPSVNLRQIFFHEPNGVLLELNFFGEMPVD
- a CDS encoding alpha/beta hydrolase — its product is MGHFSVEIYASPGSTLNGNQHSAGNKFKRSAIYYQTGERMQAHGSAGRAATYDKAITNFLRGMKYTNEPVEKITIPYEGKEITGLFHKAPVEGPAPCVVYCNGLDSMKEMLWMGGFPTALAKRGIHSICVDQPGTGEALRLQGLPATPHSEKWASKWVDYLETRDDVLNDKIGMTGISLGGHFAPRAVAYEPRFASGAAWGANHNWHEVQYKRMQREGENPVPHYWGHVFWVFGASDMDDFLENTKDMNLNGHMDRIKVPFLVTHGVQDRQISKDYAQQAYDQLVNSPRRELKWFTPREGGVEHVGADNHAFAIDYIADWFAETLGGRTAA
- a CDS encoding cupin domain-containing protein, whose translation is MGDATVRRIVTGHDSEGRAIIQEDGAVPRVKRIGGETGPLFHEVWNTQATPAPIDAASGEPQEDGIRLAPPKNGTRIRVLDIPPDAPELAGTTTEQARAHFAEVGAADASSHMHSGARHAHMHRTETIDYGIVLEGELVLIMDEGETTVRAGDIVVQRGTNHGWANRSDKNCRICFVLIDGRFEEDLRP
- a CDS encoding DUF1330 domain-containing protein, giving the protein MSEMNPNGPKAYYLIEIAIHDFERYREYPKGVEPLIERYGGRYLVRGGEATSLEGAEPGGRIIVLEFPNMQAAQDFANCDEYPAVAKHRLASSASRILLVEGI
- a CDS encoding fumarylacetoacetate hydrolase family protein, which translates into the protein MKLATLKDGSPDGVLSVVDQAGARFIEVGEVPTLQSLMDDWNAGQAALRKAQARLAAGEGEPLTSDRIAAPLPRAWQWLDGSAFSTHGDLMQVAFGHDPIETDRPLMYQGMSDRFFGPTDDIPLPTTDHGIDFEGEFGVIVDHVPMGTNAADAMKHIRLIVQINDWSLRAIAPVEMKTGFGWVQAKPACSMAPFAVTPDELGDAWQNGRAHLDLAIDWNGNRFGSANGGEMAFGFHELVAHAALTRDLVAGTVIGSGTVSNRNYADVGSSCISEVRAIEIIAHGAPKTPFMAFGDCIRMVGRAKDGSERHCQMNCIG
- a CDS encoding glycerol dehydrogenase — encoded protein: MHEDPSMPESELEFTAPDLFAAPLANAAGLPRVWGSCARYVQGPGVFGQMGHYANRLGFSRCGVLLSQRSHGAEGGAIIASLESEDVGVVAAHFHGECTRAEIEAQAARLRATEQPVDAVVAIGGGKVIDAGRAVAHRLGVPVIVAPTLASNDAPGACLSVIYTEDGATEDAEIYDANPALVIIDSIVVAQAAPRYLAAGIADALATWYEARATRNAPMGVTVFGAAPTRTGTIVARHTAELIYENGAAAMAAVTKGVPDAALEDIIEANTLLSSLGVENGGLALAHAVAQGYSLIPAVHDRFLHGEMVAMGIVTQLAAEGDRNEAEKAAGFLSALGLPVCLDDLGLSSDSAEIGTLIAGTMAFPFLGNLPFEMTAERTRQAVVEADRIGQAQRAAARQSA